A section of the Streptomyces sp. NBC_01363 genome encodes:
- a CDS encoding DNA-3-methyladenine glycosylase 2 family protein produces the protein MYTDTERCVRAVQSKDARFDGWFFTAVLTTRIYCRPSCPVVPPKVVNMTFYPSAAACQQAGFRACKRCRPDTSPGSPEWNARADSVARAMRLIRDGVVDREGVPGLAARLGYSARQIERQLLAELGAGPLALARAQRAQTARLLIETTGLPMAEVAFAAGFSSVRTFNDTVREVFALAPGELRSRAARSAEPQATPGVIALRLPYRAPLNPSNLFGHLAATAVPGVEEWRDGSYRRTLSLRYGHGIVALAPRPDHIACRLSLTDPRDLTLAISRCRWLLDLDADPVAVDEQLSADPLLAPLVRKAPGRRVPRTVDGAEFAVRAVLGQQVSTAAARTHAARLVTAYGLPVDDPEGGLSHLFPDPEALAGLDPEQLALPRSRRTTLTTLVGALADGSLRLGTDTDWERARAELTALPGFGPWTVEVIAMRALGDPDAFLPTDLGIRRAAEELGLPSTPAALTARAAAWRPWRAYAVQYLWTVDDHPINHLPT, from the coding sequence ATGTACACCGACACCGAGCGCTGCGTACGGGCCGTCCAGTCCAAGGACGCCCGCTTCGACGGCTGGTTCTTCACGGCGGTCCTGACCACCCGGATCTACTGCCGCCCCAGCTGCCCGGTAGTGCCGCCCAAGGTCGTGAACATGACCTTCTATCCCAGCGCAGCGGCCTGTCAGCAGGCCGGATTCCGGGCCTGCAAACGGTGCAGACCCGACACCAGCCCCGGCTCCCCGGAGTGGAACGCCCGAGCCGACTCCGTCGCCCGCGCGATGCGGCTCATCCGGGACGGTGTGGTCGACCGCGAGGGCGTCCCCGGACTCGCGGCCCGGCTCGGCTACTCCGCCCGGCAGATCGAGCGCCAGCTGCTCGCCGAGCTCGGCGCCGGCCCGCTCGCCCTGGCCCGCGCGCAGCGTGCCCAGACCGCGAGGCTGCTGATCGAGACGACCGGCCTTCCCATGGCGGAAGTCGCGTTCGCCGCCGGGTTCTCCTCGGTCCGTACGTTCAACGACACCGTCCGCGAGGTCTTCGCGCTCGCCCCGGGCGAGCTGCGCAGCCGCGCCGCCCGGTCCGCGGAACCGCAGGCCACTCCGGGAGTGATAGCGCTGCGGCTGCCGTACCGTGCCCCGCTCAACCCCAGCAACCTCTTCGGCCACCTCGCCGCGACCGCCGTCCCCGGCGTCGAGGAGTGGCGAGACGGCTCCTACCGTCGCACGCTCTCCCTGCGGTACGGACACGGCATCGTCGCTCTCGCTCCGCGCCCCGACCACATCGCCTGCCGCCTCTCCCTCACCGATCCGCGCGATCTCACCCTCGCGATCAGCCGCTGCCGCTGGCTGCTCGACCTGGACGCCGACCCGGTGGCCGTCGACGAGCAGCTGTCCGCCGATCCGCTCCTCGCCCCTCTGGTGCGCAAGGCGCCGGGCCGACGCGTCCCGCGCACCGTCGACGGCGCGGAGTTCGCCGTACGGGCGGTGCTCGGCCAGCAGGTCTCGACCGCCGCCGCCCGTACCCACGCGGCCCGTCTGGTCACCGCGTACGGCCTGCCCGTAGACGACCCGGAGGGCGGACTCAGCCACCTCTTCCCGGACCCCGAGGCGCTCGCCGGACTCGACCCCGAACAGCTCGCCCTGCCACGCAGCCGCCGCACCACCCTCACCACCCTCGTCGGCGCGCTCGCCGACGGATCGCTGCGGCTCGGCACCGACACCGACTGGGAGCGGGCGCGGGCCGAACTGACCGCCCTCCCCGGCTTCGGCCCCTGGACCGTCGAGGTGATCGCGATGCGGGCGCTCGGCGACCCGGACGCCTTCCTCCCCACCGACCTCGGCATCCGGCGCGCGGCCGAGGAACTCGGCCTCCCCTCGACACCCGCGGCGCTCACCGCCCGCGCGGCCGCCTGGCGCCCCTGGCGGGCCTACGCGGTCCAGTACCTGTGGACCGTGGACGACCACCCCATCAACCACCTGCCCACCTGA
- the rpsN gene encoding 30S ribosomal protein S14 → MAKKGKIVQNERRRATVERYAARRAELKEVIRRPSATDAERWAAADELRRQPRDASATRVRNRDSVDGRPRGYLRKFGLSRVRAREQAHAGFLPGVTKSSW, encoded by the coding sequence ATGGCCAAGAAGGGCAAGATCGTGCAGAACGAGAGGCGCAGGGCGACCGTCGAGCGATACGCCGCCCGTCGCGCCGAATTGAAGGAGGTCATCCGCCGGCCGTCAGCCACGGATGCCGAACGGTGGGCCGCCGCGGACGAGCTCCGGCGCCAGCCGCGCGATGCCAGTGCGACCCGGGTGCGCAACCGGGACAGTGTGGACGGGAGGCCCCGCGGCTACCTGCGGAAGTTCGGCCTCTCCCGCGTCCGCGCACGCGAGCAGGCCCATGCCGGATTCCTGCCGGGGGTCACCAAATCCTCCTGGTGA
- a CDS encoding methylated-DNA--[protein]-cysteine S-methyltransferase translates to MTTTHPRTATRQHTVIDSPYGPLTLVATDGVLAGLYMTGQRHRPPEETFGEPDPRPFTEAARQLDAYFAGELRTFDLPLCLDGTPFQRSVWAQLQLIPYGETRSYGELAEKLGKPGASRAVGLANGKNPVGIVVPCHRVIGASGSLTGYGGGLDRKQRLLAFENGTADDTPALF, encoded by the coding sequence ATGACAACGACGCATCCGCGAACGGCGACCAGACAGCACACGGTCATCGACAGCCCGTACGGTCCGCTCACCCTCGTCGCCACCGACGGGGTCCTCGCGGGCCTCTACATGACCGGCCAGCGGCACCGCCCGCCGGAGGAGACCTTCGGGGAACCCGACCCCCGGCCCTTCACGGAGGCCGCCCGCCAGCTCGACGCCTACTTCGCCGGGGAACTGCGCACCTTCGATCTGCCGCTGTGCCTGGACGGCACCCCGTTCCAGCGCAGCGTCTGGGCGCAGCTCCAGCTGATTCCGTACGGCGAGACCCGCTCGTACGGCGAACTGGCCGAGAAGCTCGGCAAACCGGGCGCCTCACGTGCCGTGGGACTCGCCAACGGCAAGAATCCGGTGGGCATCGTCGTCCCCTGCCACCGTGTCATCGGCGCCTCGGGCAGCCTCACCGGCTACGGCGGCGGACTCGACCGCAAGCAGCGGCTGCTGGCCTTCGAGAACGGTACGGCGGACGACACCCCGGCGCTCTTCTGA
- the rpmB gene encoding 50S ribosomal protein L28, whose amino-acid sequence MSAHCQLTGARPGFGKNISHSHRRTSRRFDPNIQRKRYWLPSEGRYVRLTLGARAIRTVDNIGIEAAVARIRARGVKV is encoded by the coding sequence ATGTCCGCCCACTGCCAACTGACCGGCGCCCGGCCGGGCTTCGGCAAGAACATCTCCCACTCGCACCGGCGCACCTCGCGCCGCTTCGACCCCAACATCCAGCGCAAGAGGTACTGGCTGCCGAGTGAAGGCCGTTACGTCCGGCTGACGCTCGGCGCCAGGGCGATCAGGACCGTCGACAACATCGGGATCGAGGCGGCCGTCGCCCGTATCCGCGCCAGGGGAGTGAAGGTCTGA